The Leishmania mexicana MHOM/GT/2001/U1103 complete genome, chromosome 6 genome includes a region encoding these proteins:
- a CDS encoding nuclear transport factor 2 protein(NFT2),putative yields the protein MEQGAFNDVAKKALEFRNRYYKMLDDSQDRLNVAGLYAPDVPMVCEWNGHPLSTVDDVRNYISALPKTSHQVDMVDAQPLPDNQDGDSFLLTVHGIVTYNDEHRREFYQRMVIRRFEQRYYILNDYYRWLSERSQ from the coding sequence ATGGAGCAGGGTGCCTTTAACGATGTCGCCAAGAAGGCGCTAGAGTTCCGCAACCGGTACTACAAGATGCTTGACGATTCGCAGGACCGCCTGAACGTGGCAGGTCTTTACGCCCCCGATGTGCCCATGGTGTGCGAGTGGAACGGGCACCCGCTCTCCACGGTGGATGACGTGCGCAACTACATCAGTGCTCTGCCGAAGACGTCGCACCAGGTCGACATGGTGgacgcgcagccgctgcccgACAACCAAGACGGCGATTCCTTTCTACTCACTGTCCACGGCATCGTCACATACAACGACGAGCACCGCCGAGAGTTTTACCAGCGCATGGTCATCCGTCGCTTCGAGCAGCGCTACTACATTCTGAACGACTACTACCGCTGGCTGAGCGAGCGCTCGCAGTGA